The following proteins are encoded in a genomic region of Comamonas resistens:
- a CDS encoding SDR family oxidoreductase, with amino-acid sequence MDFGISGRWALVCGASKGLGFGCATALAQEGVNLVVNARNAEALQTAVQKLQAIAPQVQVIGVAADITTPEGRSAVFEAAGGPGKDFDIVVTNAGGPPPGDFRSWDREAWIKAVDANMLTPIELIKATVDGMAERGFGRIVNITSSAVKAPIDILGLSNGARSGLTGFVAGLARSSIAAQGVTINNILPGKFDTDRLAATHQAAATKTGKDLDAVRQAQAAQVPAKRFGTAEEFGAICAFLCSRQAGYMTGQNILPDGGLYPGTY; translated from the coding sequence ATGGACTTTGGTATCTCCGGGCGCTGGGCTTTGGTCTGTGGCGCCAGCAAGGGACTGGGTTTTGGCTGCGCCACGGCACTGGCGCAAGAGGGCGTGAATCTGGTCGTCAATGCCAGAAATGCCGAAGCGCTGCAGACTGCCGTGCAGAAGCTGCAAGCCATTGCTCCGCAGGTCCAGGTGATCGGCGTCGCTGCCGACATCACCACGCCCGAAGGCCGCAGCGCCGTGTTTGAAGCCGCTGGCGGCCCAGGCAAGGACTTCGACATCGTGGTGACCAATGCCGGTGGTCCGCCCCCCGGCGACTTCCGCAGCTGGGATCGCGAGGCCTGGATCAAGGCCGTGGACGCCAATATGCTGACTCCCATCGAGCTGATCAAGGCCACGGTGGACGGCATGGCCGAACGCGGCTTCGGCCGCATCGTCAACATCACCTCCAGCGCGGTCAAGGCGCCCATCGACATTCTGGGCCTGTCCAACGGTGCACGCAGCGGCCTGACGGGCTTTGTCGCGGGTCTGGCACGTTCGAGCATTGCCGCTCAGGGCGTGACCATCAACAACATCCTGCCGGGCAAGTTCGATACCGACCGTCTGGCGGCCACACACCAAGCTGCGGCCACCAAGACCGGTAAGGACCTCGATGCCGTGCGCCAGGCCCAGGCCGCACAGGTTCCCGCCAAGCGCTTCGGTACGGCCGAAGAGTTCGGTGCCATCTGCGCCTTCCTGTGCAGCCGTCAGGCCGGCTATATGACGGGCCAGAACATCCTGCCCGATGGTGGTCTCTACCCCGGCACCTATTGA
- a CDS encoding DMT family transporter — translation MNASLKPSTAAMLALAPLLWAGNAIVGRLAHDLISPFALNFFRWGIAFVLLLPLAWQVLRRSSPIWPLWRQYALLGLLGIGCYNALLYLALKTSTPLNVTLVSSSMPVWMLAIGRLFWGIAVSRRQLCGAALSILGVAVVMSRGDLQTLLGLHFVAGDLFMMLATIAWAFYTWLLSRSTGPQEVKAHWASFLLAQVTFGLAWSALFTGGEALLGDFRFVPGWPLLGALLFIAVGPAILAYRFWGMGVQRATPAIAGFFGNLIPLFTALLSIPVLGETPHLYHAIAFALIVAGIVVSSRK, via the coding sequence ATGAATGCTTCGCTCAAGCCCTCCACCGCAGCCATGCTGGCTCTGGCACCGCTGCTGTGGGCAGGCAATGCCATCGTGGGCCGCCTCGCCCATGACCTGATCTCCCCTTTTGCACTCAATTTCTTTCGCTGGGGCATCGCCTTTGTCCTCTTGCTGCCGCTGGCCTGGCAGGTATTGCGCAGGAGCAGCCCCATCTGGCCCCTATGGCGCCAGTACGCATTGCTGGGCCTGCTGGGCATAGGCTGCTACAACGCCCTGCTGTACCTGGCGCTCAAGACCTCGACGCCGCTCAATGTGACCTTGGTGAGCTCCAGCATGCCGGTGTGGATGCTGGCCATAGGCCGTCTGTTCTGGGGCATTGCGGTCAGCCGCCGCCAGCTCTGCGGCGCGGCGCTGTCCATACTTGGCGTGGCGGTGGTGATGTCGCGCGGTGATCTGCAAACCCTGCTCGGTCTGCACTTTGTGGCGGGCGACCTTTTCATGATGCTGGCGACGATTGCCTGGGCTTTCTACACCTGGCTGCTTTCGCGCAGCACCGGGCCGCAGGAGGTCAAGGCGCACTGGGCCAGCTTTCTGCTGGCCCAGGTGACGTTTGGCTTGGCCTGGTCGGCGCTGTTCACCGGGGGCGAGGCCTTGCTGGGCGACTTCCGCTTTGTTCCCGGCTGGCCGCTGCTGGGCGCTTTGCTGTTCATTGCCGTGGGGCCTGCCATTCTGGCCTACCGCTTCTGGGGCATGGGCGTGCAGCGCGCAACGCCTGCCATTGCGGGCTTCTTCGGCAACCTGATTCCGCTGTTCACGGCCTTGCTGTCGATTCCGGTGCTGGGCGAGACGCCGCACCTCTATCACGCCATCGCCTTTGCGCTGATCGTGGCCGGCATCGTCGTGTCGTCCCGCAAATAA
- a CDS encoding NUDIX hydrolase yields MNQQTRQWLQEQRAQAHQPLLRDRQDLCVDGEQVGSIEPALVQQLGPTLLDAHAVHLQHRDGQWDLQGEGSATQRLNRLALALRGAGLAGAWRDEQLAVCNGAGQRIATIERGAVRPLGIATRAVHLVGAVADGRLWVQQRSQSKANNPGMWDTLMGGMVSAQDSLEQALARETWEEAGLELASLQGLRHGGHVDFSRPSDEAEGQGLMREHIDWFAAQLSESLMPANQDGEVQRFELLHPQTVEAWLVQGRFTHEASLILAAYMGW; encoded by the coding sequence ATGAATCAGCAAACACGACAATGGCTGCAGGAACAACGCGCCCAGGCCCATCAACCGCTTTTGCGGGACAGGCAGGACCTGTGTGTGGATGGCGAGCAAGTAGGCAGCATAGAGCCCGCCCTGGTGCAGCAACTGGGGCCGACCTTGCTGGATGCCCATGCCGTGCATCTGCAGCACCGCGATGGCCAATGGGACTTGCAGGGCGAGGGCAGCGCCACGCAGAGGCTGAACCGGCTGGCGCTAGCCTTGCGCGGCGCTGGTCTGGCGGGGGCTTGGCGAGACGAGCAACTGGCGGTCTGCAACGGCGCGGGCCAGCGGATTGCCACGATAGAGCGGGGAGCAGTGCGCCCGCTGGGAATTGCCACCCGCGCCGTGCATCTGGTGGGGGCTGTGGCGGACGGGCGTTTGTGGGTACAGCAGCGCTCGCAGAGCAAGGCCAACAACCCGGGCATGTGGGATACCTTGATGGGCGGAATGGTGTCGGCCCAAGACAGCCTGGAGCAGGCCTTGGCGCGCGAAACCTGGGAGGAGGCAGGGCTGGAGCTGGCAAGCCTGCAAGGCCTGCGTCATGGCGGGCATGTGGACTTTTCCCGGCCCAGCGACGAGGCAGAGGGCCAGGGGCTGATGCGCGAGCATATCGACTGGTTTGCCGCGCAGCTTTCGGAATCCCTGATGCCCGCCAACCAGGATGGCGAGGTGCAGCGCTTCGAGCTGCTGCACCCGCAAACCGTGGAGGCCTGGCTGGTGCAGGGCCGTTTCACGCACGAGGCCTCTTTGATCCTGGCCGCGTACATGGGCTGGTAG
- a CDS encoding Na/Pi cotransporter family protein, translating into MKHLLNLLAAIALLVWGSQMVRTGVLQVFGANLRNVLARSMSNRFSAALSGMGVTALVQSSTATSLMTSSFVGQGLITLPSALAVMRGADVGTALMAVLFSTDLSWLSPLFIFVGVVLYITRKDSKPGRIGRVLIGLGLMLLALRLVVEATEPLLQAEAVRTLLASVSSDLFMELLLGAVLAVVAYSSLAVVLLIAAMASSGAIPLDVALGLTLGANLGSGLVAAITTAKSAVEERQVTIGNLLFKIMGVAIVAPFIGLWSHYVQPYLSDPGQNVVMFHLAFNVFNSLCFIGLTQLVARWVTIMLPKPEEESSAKLLRPRHLDPSALSTPSLAISCAVRESLHQADVIESMLIGLQKVAETDDAKLSEEVRNLEATVDDLYSAIKYYMTKISRAELDEREGQRWTEIISFTINMEQIGDIIERVLLDLEDKKIKKGRQFSQAGMQEIHELTQHLLDNLRLAMSVFLNGNAREAQKLLEEKARFRDLELAYSATHLARLSQHTVSSIETSSLHIDMISDLKRINSLLCSVAYPILEQAGALAPSRLKPSALDAKR; encoded by the coding sequence ATGAAGCATCTACTGAATCTTTTAGCAGCCATAGCTCTGTTGGTCTGGGGCTCACAGATGGTTCGCACCGGCGTTCTGCAGGTCTTTGGCGCCAATCTGCGTAACGTCCTCGCCCGCAGCATGAGCAACCGCTTCTCGGCGGCACTCTCGGGCATGGGCGTCACGGCCCTGGTGCAGTCCAGCACCGCCACGTCGCTGATGACCTCATCCTTTGTGGGCCAGGGCCTGATCACCCTGCCTTCGGCTCTTGCAGTGATGCGCGGCGCCGATGTGGGCACGGCGCTGATGGCCGTGCTGTTCTCCACCGACCTGTCCTGGCTGTCGCCGCTGTTCATCTTTGTCGGCGTGGTGCTCTACATCACGCGCAAGGACTCCAAGCCCGGCCGTATCGGCCGCGTGCTCATCGGTCTGGGCCTGATGTTGCTGGCCCTGCGTCTGGTGGTGGAGGCCACCGAGCCCTTGCTGCAGGCCGAGGCCGTGCGCACCCTGCTGGCCTCGGTCAGCAGCGATCTGTTCATGGAACTGCTGCTGGGTGCCGTACTGGCCGTCGTGGCTTATTCCAGCCTGGCCGTGGTGCTGCTGATTGCAGCCATGGCCAGCTCGGGCGCCATTCCTCTGGATGTGGCCCTGGGCCTGACCCTGGGCGCCAACCTGGGCAGCGGCCTGGTCGCAGCCATCACAACCGCCAAGTCGGCCGTGGAAGAGCGCCAGGTCACCATCGGCAATCTGCTGTTCAAGATCATGGGCGTGGCCATTGTTGCGCCTTTCATCGGCCTGTGGTCGCACTATGTGCAGCCCTATCTGTCGGACCCCGGCCAGAACGTGGTCATGTTCCATCTGGCCTTCAATGTCTTCAACAGCCTGTGCTTCATCGGCCTCACGCAACTGGTGGCCCGCTGGGTCACGATCATGCTGCCCAAGCCCGAGGAGGAAAGCTCGGCCAAACTGCTGCGCCCCCGTCACCTGGACCCTTCGGCCCTGTCCACGCCTTCGCTGGCTATCAGCTGCGCCGTGCGCGAATCGCTGCACCAGGCTGATGTGATCGAGTCCATGCTGATCGGTCTGCAGAAAGTGGCTGAAACCGATGACGCCAAGCTGTCCGAAGAGGTGCGCAACCTCGAGGCCACGGTCGACGATCTGTACTCGGCCATCAAGTACTACATGACCAAGATTTCACGCGCCGAGTTGGACGAGCGCGAAGGCCAGCGTTGGACGGAAATCATCAGCTTCACCATCAATATGGAGCAGATCGGTGACATCATCGAGCGCGTGCTGCTGGACCTGGAAGACAAGAAGATCAAGAAGGGACGCCAGTTCTCGCAGGCCGGCATGCAGGAAATCCACGAGCTGACCCAGCATCTGCTGGACAATCTGCGCCTAGCCATGAGCGTGTTCCTCAACGGCAATGCGCGCGAGGCGCAGAAGCTGCTGGAAGAAAAAGCACGTTTCCGCGATCTGGAACTGGCCTATTCCGCCACTCACCTGGCGCGCCTGTCTCAGCACACGGTATCGAGCATAGAGACCAGCTCGCTGCATATCGACATGATCAGTGACCTCAAGCGCATCAATTCCCTGCTGTGCTCGGTCGCCTATCCGATTCTGGAGCAGGCCGGTGCGCTGGCGCCCAGCCGCCTCAAGCCATCCGCGCTGGACGCCAAGCGTTAA
- the lspA gene encoding signal peptidase II yields MSNTQTSPAGFGRIWPWLLWALIIIGLDQITKQMILSHYQYGDWTPITSFFNIVRAHNTGAAFSFLAGGSGWQRWLFVGIAVVATVIIVWQLRKHPEQKVFCLSLSSILGGAIGNVVDRLQHGYVVDFLDFYWGTSHFPAFNVADMGITLGAILLILDEVLRARRAKTQA; encoded by the coding sequence ATGAGCAACACCCAGACATCTCCCGCAGGCTTTGGCCGCATCTGGCCCTGGCTTCTGTGGGCGTTGATCATCATCGGCCTGGACCAGATCACCAAGCAGATGATTCTGAGCCACTACCAGTACGGCGACTGGACCCCCATCACCAGCTTCTTCAACATCGTGCGCGCGCACAACACGGGCGCGGCCTTCTCCTTCCTGGCCGGCGGCAGCGGCTGGCAGCGCTGGCTGTTCGTGGGCATTGCCGTGGTGGCCACCGTCATCATCGTCTGGCAGCTGCGCAAGCATCCCGAGCAGAAGGTGTTCTGCCTCTCGCTATCGAGCATCCTGGGCGGCGCCATCGGCAACGTGGTGGACCGCTTGCAGCATGGCTATGTGGTGGACTTTCTGGACTTCTATTGGGGCACCAGCCACTTTCCGGCCTTCAACGTGGCGGACATGGGCATCACCCTGGGTGCCATCTTGCTGATCCTGGATGAGGTTCTGAGGGCCAGACGCGCCAAAACGCAGGCCTGA
- the ileS gene encoding isoleucine--tRNA ligase, with protein sequence MSDSKSNKSEASIYRSTLNMPDTPFPMRGDLPKREPGWAKEWDEQGTYQKLRVARKGAPMFILHDGPPYANGKIHIGHAVNKILKDMIVKSRQLEGFDARYVPGWDCHGLPIENAIEKLHGRNLPRDEMQAKSRAFATEQIEQQMVDFKRLGVLGDWDHPYKTMNYANEAQELRALKKVLERGFVYRGLKPVYWCFDCASSLAEFEIEYADKQSQTLDVMFPAAEPAKLAAAFGLPQLDKQAFIVIWTTTAWTIPANQALNVNPDLEYSLVDTERGLLIVASALVEKCLERWKLDGKVVATAKGEKLDHMPFKHPLAHVDKGFDRISPVYLAEYATAEDGTGIVHSAPAYGVDDFNSCMSNGMDYKQILNPVQGNGVYAADLPMFGGQHIWKAVPVILDALKVAGRLMDTTTISHSYPHCWRHKTPVIYRAAAQWFIRMDEGEGVFTDPAQKPEKTLRQIALEAIDHTSFYPQNGQDRLRAMIAGRPDWCISRQRSWGVPIPFFLHVDTGALHPRTMEIIDQAADMIEQGGIEAWSRVTTEEILGAEEAKLYTKSTDILEVWFDSGSTFWHVMRGTHADMHHDQGPEADLYLEGHDQHRGWFHSSLLLASAIFGRAPYKGLLTHGFTVDGQGKKMSKSIGNTVAPQDVSNKMGAEIIRLWVASTDYSGDLGIDDKILARVVDAYRRIRNTLRFLLANTSDFDAAADSVPYKDMLEIDQYALARAAQLQKEIIGHYQVYEFHPVVAKLQLFCSEDLGGFYLDVLKDRLYTTAPKSLARRSAQTALHQITQALLRWMAPFLSFTAEEAWKIVGRSETIFLETFLDLPEGDEALLAKWTRIREIRDLVNKDIETVRGTGLVGASLQAEVTISAQHEDLALLQSLADDLKFVFITSSAQAVAGDALAVEVKPSQAAKCERCWHYRDDVGVNPEHPNLCGRCDSNLHGTGELRSKA encoded by the coding sequence ATGTCTGATTCGAAGTCCAACAAGTCCGAAGCGTCCATCTACCGATCGACGCTGAACATGCCCGATACCCCCTTCCCCATGCGCGGCGATCTGCCCAAGCGTGAGCCAGGCTGGGCCAAGGAATGGGACGAGCAAGGCACCTATCAAAAGCTGCGTGTGGCGCGCAAGGGCGCGCCCATGTTCATCCTGCACGACGGCCCGCCCTACGCCAACGGCAAGATCCACATCGGCCACGCGGTGAACAAGATCCTCAAGGACATGATCGTCAAGAGCCGCCAGCTCGAAGGCTTTGATGCGCGCTACGTGCCGGGCTGGGACTGCCACGGCCTGCCCATCGAGAACGCCATCGAAAAGCTGCACGGCCGCAATCTGCCGCGCGACGAGATGCAGGCCAAGAGCCGCGCCTTTGCCACCGAGCAGATCGAGCAGCAGATGGTGGACTTCAAGCGCCTGGGCGTGCTGGGCGACTGGGACCACCCCTACAAGACCATGAACTACGCCAACGAGGCGCAGGAACTGCGTGCCCTGAAGAAGGTCTTGGAGCGCGGCTTCGTCTACCGCGGCCTCAAGCCCGTGTACTGGTGCTTCGACTGCGCCTCGTCTCTGGCCGAGTTCGAGATCGAGTACGCCGACAAGCAGAGCCAGACGCTGGACGTGATGTTCCCTGCGGCAGAGCCCGCCAAGCTGGCTGCCGCCTTCGGCCTGCCCCAGCTGGACAAGCAAGCCTTTATCGTCATCTGGACCACCACGGCCTGGACCATTCCCGCCAACCAGGCGCTGAACGTCAACCCCGATCTGGAATACAGCCTGGTGGACACCGAGCGCGGCCTGCTGATCGTGGCCTCGGCCCTGGTCGAAAAGTGCCTGGAGCGCTGGAAGCTCGACGGCAAGGTGGTCGCCACTGCCAAGGGCGAAAAGCTGGACCATATGCCCTTCAAGCACCCGCTGGCCCATGTGGACAAGGGTTTTGACCGCATCTCGCCCGTCTATCTGGCCGAATACGCCACGGCCGAGGACGGTACCGGTATCGTGCACTCGGCACCCGCCTATGGCGTGGATGACTTCAACTCCTGCATGTCCAACGGCATGGACTACAAGCAGATCCTGAACCCCGTACAGGGCAATGGCGTATACGCGGCCGATCTGCCCATGTTCGGCGGCCAGCATATCTGGAAGGCCGTGCCCGTCATCCTCGACGCGCTCAAGGTCGCGGGCCGCCTGATGGACACCACCACCATCAGCCACAGCTACCCCCATTGCTGGCGCCACAAGACGCCAGTGATCTACCGCGCAGCGGCCCAGTGGTTCATCCGCATGGACGAAGGCGAAGGCGTGTTCACCGACCCGGCCCAGAAGCCCGAGAAGACCCTGCGCCAGATCGCGCTGGAAGCCATCGACCACACCAGCTTCTACCCGCAAAACGGCCAGGACCGCCTGCGCGCCATGATCGCCGGCCGTCCCGACTGGTGCATCTCGCGCCAGCGTTCGTGGGGCGTGCCCATCCCCTTCTTCCTGCATGTCGATACCGGCGCGCTGCACCCGCGCACCATGGAGATCATCGACCAGGCGGCCGACATGATCGAGCAAGGCGGCATCGAGGCCTGGAGCCGCGTGACGACCGAGGAAATCCTCGGCGCCGAGGAAGCCAAGCTCTACACCAAGAGCACCGACATTCTGGAAGTCTGGTTCGACTCGGGCTCCACCTTCTGGCATGTGATGCGCGGCACCCACGCCGATATGCACCACGACCAGGGCCCCGAAGCCGATCTGTACCTGGAAGGCCATGACCAGCACCGTGGCTGGTTCCACTCTTCGCTGCTGCTGGCTTCGGCCATCTTCGGCCGCGCCCCGTACAAGGGTCTGCTGACCCACGGCTTCACCGTGGATGGCCAGGGCAAGAAGATGTCCAAGTCCATCGGCAACACCGTGGCACCGCAGGACGTATCGAACAAGATGGGCGCCGAAATCATCCGTCTGTGGGTGGCTTCGACCGACTACTCGGGCGACCTGGGCATCGACGACAAGATCCTGGCCCGCGTGGTGGATGCCTACCGCCGCATCCGCAACACGCTGCGCTTCCTGCTGGCCAACACCAGCGATTTCGACGCCGCCGCCGACAGCGTCCCATACAAGGACATGCTGGAGATCGACCAGTACGCCCTGGCGCGCGCAGCCCAGCTGCAAAAGGAAATCATCGGCCACTACCAGGTCTATGAGTTCCACCCCGTGGTGGCCAAGCTGCAACTGTTCTGCTCGGAAGACCTGGGCGGCTTCTACCTGGACGTGCTCAAGGACCGCCTCTACACCACGGCGCCCAAGAGCCTGGCCCGCCGCTCGGCCCAGACCGCGCTGCATCAGATCACCCAGGCGCTGCTGCGCTGGATGGCGCCCTTCCTGTCGTTCACGGCCGAGGAAGCCTGGAAGATCGTGGGCCGGAGCGAAACCATCTTCCTGGAAACCTTCCTGGATCTGCCCGAAGGCGACGAAGCCCTGCTGGCCAAGTGGACCCGTATCCGCGAAATCCGCGACCTGGTCAACAAGGACATCGAGACCGTGCGTGGTACGGGCCTGGTCGGCGCTTCGCTGCAGGCCGAGGTCACCATCTCTGCCCAGCACGAGGACCTGGCCCTGCTGCAGTCGCTGGCCGATGACCTGAAGTTCGTGTTCATCACATCCAGCGCCCAGGCCGTGGCTGGCGATGCGCTGGCCGTGGAAGTCAAGCCTTCGCAAGCCGCCAAGTGCGAGCGCTGCTGGCACTACCGCGACGATGTGGGCGTGAACCCCGAGCACCCCAACCTGTGCGGCCGCTGCGACAGCAATCTGCACGGCACGGGCGAGCTGCGCTCCAAGGCCTAA
- a CDS encoding bifunctional riboflavin kinase/FAD synthetase has product MKIFRGINHPGLAPACAVTIGNFDGVHRGHQAMLGLLKAEAAQRGIPSCAMTFEPHPRDYFAQKLGKPELAPARVGTLRDKLSQLEICGVDQVVILPFNDALANQSPEDFIQDVLISGLGARYVLVGDDFRFGRKRTGDYAMLDNAGQALGFDVARMNSYEVHGLRVSSTEVRAALAAGDMQQAAKLLGHPYTISGHVVHGRKLGRKLAESQTGANDGFRTLNLRFDHWKPAASGIFAVLVHGLSGEPLRGVANLGVRPSLDPNDINGGRVLLETHCFDWPAELGGEGAYGKIAHVELLHKLHDELKYDSLDALTAGIAKDCDDARAFFASAHTPSHLPSYTETRRQTTRDRI; this is encoded by the coding sequence ATGAAGATTTTCCGCGGAATCAATCATCCCGGCCTGGCTCCCGCCTGCGCTGTGACCATTGGCAACTTTGACGGCGTGCACCGGGGACACCAGGCCATGCTGGGCCTGCTCAAGGCCGAAGCAGCCCAGCGCGGCATTCCCAGTTGCGCCATGACCTTCGAACCCCACCCGCGTGATTATTTTGCGCAGAAGCTGGGCAAGCCCGAGCTGGCCCCGGCCCGCGTGGGCACGCTGCGCGACAAGCTCAGCCAGCTGGAGATCTGCGGCGTCGATCAGGTCGTGATACTGCCGTTCAACGATGCGCTGGCCAATCAGAGCCCCGAGGACTTCATACAGGATGTACTGATCTCCGGCCTGGGCGCCCGCTATGTGCTGGTCGGCGACGATTTCCGCTTCGGCCGCAAACGCACGGGCGACTACGCCATGCTGGATAACGCAGGCCAGGCTCTGGGCTTTGACGTGGCCCGCATGAACAGCTATGAGGTACACGGCCTGCGCGTCTCCAGTACGGAGGTGCGTGCCGCCCTGGCCGCCGGTGACATGCAGCAGGCAGCCAAGCTGCTCGGCCACCCCTATACGATTTCGGGCCATGTGGTCCATGGCCGAAAGCTGGGCAGAAAGCTCGCGGAGTCGCAAACAGGGGCCAATGACGGCTTTCGCACACTGAACCTGCGCTTTGACCACTGGAAGCCCGCTGCCAGCGGCATCTTCGCCGTGCTGGTCCACGGCCTGTCGGGCGAGCCTTTGCGCGGCGTGGCCAATCTGGGCGTACGCCCGTCGCTGGACCCCAATGACATCAACGGCGGACGCGTGCTGCTGGAGACCCACTGCTTCGATTGGCCCGCCGAGCTGGGAGGGGAAGGGGCCTACGGTAAAATCGCCCATGTGGAACTTCTGCACAAATTGCACGACGAGTTGAAGTACGACAGTCTCGATGCCCTGACGGCAGGCATCGCCAAGGACTGCGATGATGCGCGCGCGTTTTTCGCGTCCGCCCACACGCCTTCTCATCTGCCGTCTTATACCGAGACCCGTCGCCAGACCACGCGCGACCGAATTTGA
- a CDS encoding HNH endonuclease, producing MKVLKLTAQGLPQSWVTLEQAALHYAADEVRWEAGAEIACFRGGHNAVTGRQSVIHINSIIGTKGVPNINPHELLPGLTNGKLFARDRCLCAYCGRQFHESDLTREHIKPVSAGGEHSWMNLVTACRACNHRKGARTPEQARMPLLYTPYTPTLWEDFILRNRRILADQMEFLVAHVPRNSRWRS from the coding sequence GTGAAAGTCTTGAAGCTGACAGCCCAGGGGCTGCCGCAGTCCTGGGTTACGCTGGAGCAGGCGGCGCTGCATTACGCAGCAGATGAAGTGCGCTGGGAAGCAGGCGCGGAGATCGCCTGTTTTCGTGGAGGACACAATGCGGTGACCGGCAGGCAGTCAGTCATTCACATCAACTCCATCATCGGCACCAAGGGTGTTCCCAATATCAACCCGCACGAGCTGCTGCCGGGTCTGACCAACGGCAAGCTGTTTGCACGCGACCGCTGCCTGTGCGCTTATTGCGGGCGCCAGTTTCATGAAAGCGATCTGACGCGGGAACATATCAAGCCCGTGAGCGCCGGGGGCGAGCACAGCTGGATGAACCTGGTCACGGCCTGCCGTGCCTGCAACCACCGCAAGGGCGCCAGAACGCCGGAGCAGGCCCGCATGCCGCTGCTGTATACGCCCTACACGCCCACGCTGTGGGAGGACTTCATCCTGCGCAACCGCCGCATACTTGCCGATCAGATGGAGTTTCTCGTGGCCCATGTGCCGCGCAATTCACGCTGGCGCAGCTAG
- a CDS encoding nucleoside deaminase: MSNDNDTGKYLVESIRLAMGNVKGRKQATWPFGAVLVKDGQVLARAVNQVDELCDPSAHAEMQAVRAAAKALGTTDLSGAVVYASGYPCTMCYTAMLFAGVKKVYYAYSNEDGEPYDLSAARGYVEFAKPEDQRELTLISHHVRDEGEDLYEAWQKAVATTA, encoded by the coding sequence ATGAGCAACGATAACGACACCGGCAAGTACCTGGTCGAATCCATACGCCTGGCCATGGGCAACGTCAAAGGCCGCAAGCAGGCCACCTGGCCCTTTGGCGCCGTACTGGTCAAGGACGGTCAGGTGCTGGCCCGCGCCGTCAACCAGGTCGACGAGCTCTGCGACCCTTCGGCCCACGCCGAGATGCAGGCCGTGCGCGCCGCCGCCAAGGCCCTGGGCACGACCGATCTGTCGGGCGCCGTGGTTTACGCCAGCGGCTACCCCTGCACCATGTGCTACACCGCCATGCTGTTTGCCGGCGTGAAGAAGGTGTACTACGCCTACTCCAACGAAGACGGCGAGCCCTACGACCTGTCGGCGGCACGCGGCTATGTGGAATTTGCCAAGCCCGAAGACCAGCGCGAACTGACCCTCATCAGCCACCATGTGCGCGATGAAGGCGAGGACCTCTACGAAGCCTGGCAAAAGGCCGTCGCCACCACGGCCTGA
- the uraH gene encoding hydroxyisourate hydrolase: MAGISTHVLNLTTGRPIAGMRVELYDVAQTPAQRITSTRTNADGRTDAPMLAAAAARTGDFELRFYTGEHFKEPTALSDEVLVRFSIFDAAQHYHVPMLCSPWFFNTYRGS, from the coding sequence ATGGCAGGCATCAGCACCCATGTACTCAACCTCACCACCGGTCGCCCCATAGCCGGCATGCGGGTGGAACTCTACGATGTTGCGCAAACGCCCGCGCAGCGCATCACCAGCACACGCACCAACGCCGATGGCCGTACCGATGCGCCCATGCTGGCCGCGGCAGCGGCCCGTACCGGGGACTTTGAACTGCGCTTTTACACCGGCGAGCATTTCAAGGAGCCCACGGCCCTGTCGGACGAAGTGCTGGTGCGCTTTTCCATCTTCGACGCGGCCCAGCACTATCACGTGCCCATGCTGTGCTCGCCGTGGTTCTTCAACACCTACCGCGGCAGCTGA
- a CDS encoding hydroxyisourate hydrolase — MQSTKPLAPSRRQFALSGLALGASALTAARGALAADAPAQSSGPIVLHGASPRLTVHTIDTFHGMAATGLRIDFSRFDGEVYVPVRSFTINANGRADEPLLIDDSYRAGRYELLLHVDEYFAAKGARLPRPAFLSKVPVRFQITNVAERIHLPIQFGPWSYTYSRGS, encoded by the coding sequence ATGCAATCCACAAAACCACTGGCGCCATCGCGCAGGCAATTTGCACTCTCGGGCCTGGCGCTCGGTGCCTCGGCCCTGACGGCCGCTCGCGGCGCGCTGGCGGCCGATGCACCAGCCCAATCCTCCGGTCCCATCGTGCTGCATGGCGCGAGTCCCCGCCTGACCGTACACACCATCGACACCTTCCACGGCATGGCAGCCACCGGCCTGCGCATCGACTTCTCCCGCTTTGACGGCGAGGTCTATGTGCCAGTGCGCAGCTTCACGATCAATGCCAACGGCCGCGCCGACGAGCCGCTGCTGATCGACGACAGCTACCGCGCCGGCCGCTATGAGCTGCTGCTGCATGTGGACGAATATTTCGCCGCCAAGGGTGCCAGGCTGCCCCGCCCGGCCTTCCTCTCCAAGGTACCGGTGCGCTTCCAGATCACCAACGTGGCCGAGCGCATCCACCTGCCGATCCAGTTCGGCCCCTGGAGCTACACCTATTCGCGCGGCAGCTGA